The Polyangium mundeleinium genome contains the following window.
GCTCGTCATCACGCGCTTCGTGTAGAGCCGCGTCTCCTCGTAGGGGATCTGCTCGACCCAAAGATCGAAGTCCTCGTTCGGGCGCTCGTCGACCCAGTCCTTCGGCTTCCCGCCGCCGGCGTTGTACCCGGGGATCGCGAGCAGCGGGTTGTCCTGGAACTTCGCGCGGAGGACCGAGAGGTAACGGCAGCCGAGCGCGATGTTGATCTCGGGGCGCTTCAAGGACTCCGCGTCGCCCTTCAGCTTGAGCGGCTTCGCCATGCGCTGCGCCGTGGGCACGATGAGCTGCATCAGGCCGACCGCGGCCGCGCTGGAGACGACGCGCGGATCAAAGGCGCTCTCCTCGCGCATGATCGCGTAGGCCAGAGACTCGGGGATGCCGCTGCGGGTCGCCTCGGCCGCGACGACGGGCGCGTACGGGCGCGGGAAGGCGATCTCCCACGCCGAGCGCCAGTTGCCCGCCGGGTAGTGATCGGTCCAGTCCGTGAGCTCCGCGCGGCCCGCCGGGATCGTGTTCGTCGCGGTGCGGAGGATCTGGTGCGCCTCCTTCGGCGAGCCGGCGCGGGAGAAGAGCAGCGCGGAGGCCCAGAGCACCTCGGGCGGCGCGGTGCGGGCGCCGACGCCGAGGCGATCGAGCTCGATGCGGGCGAGCCTCGACTCGCCTTGCCGCGCGAGCGCGAGGGCGCGGAGGAACTCGGTCTTGCCGAACGCCGCGCTCTTCGGCGGCGGCTCGGGGGCGGTCGCGCCTTCCCGTGCGAGGGCCTCGTCGAGCGCGCGATCGGCTGCGGCGCGGTCCTTGTCCGCGAGGCGCGCGTAGGCGAGCGACATGTAAAACGAGAGCGGGTAGTCGCGGATGACGGAGGCGAGCAGCTCCTTGCCTTGATCGAGCGCGCCCGTTTCGAGCCGCGCCCGGCCGAGGTAGTAGGGCAGGCGCCCGGCCGCGTAGTAGACGCGCTCGCGCGGGGCGCGGGTGAGGGCGCGCTCGAGCGGGGCGACGGCGCCGGCCCAGTCGCGCTTCGTCATGCGGGCGAGGGCGAGCTCGAAGAGGCCGTCGGTCGTCATGTCGCCCTGCGGGTAGTCGTCGGGCATCTTCGTGAGCATCTGCGTGAAGCGCACCTCGTCGCCGAGCTCGCGCGCGGCGAGGGCGCTCTTCAAGCGCGCGTCGTCGGCGAGCCTGTGCGTGGCGAACTCCTGTTCGAGCAGGCCGTAGCGCCGGATGGCCTCGCCATGCTGGCCGTTGCGGGCAGAGGCCTTGCCGCCGTGCCAGAGGGCCTCGACGCGGCGGGGTGTGCCGGCGCAACGCTCGATCGCGGTGCCGAAGCCGCCTTCGGCCTCGGGCTTTTTCTTCAGCCGCGCGAGGGCCTCGGCGCGGACCATCCAGGCGCCGCAGCCGAGGTCGCCGGGGGCCTGGGCGCGGGCGTCGGTGATGAGGCCGTCGGTCGTGCGCAGCGCCTCGCGGCTCTGGCCGGCGTCGAGCTGACGCTTGGCCTGGGAGAGCAGGTCGTCCTGGCTCGGGGTCTCGAAGGCCTTGCGGCGCGGGAAAGGCAAGCTGCCGAGGGCGTCGGTCTCGATCGCCTTCGCCTCGCCGTTCCCCGCGCCCGAAGGCGCCTCGTAGAGGACCCGTCGTGCAAATCCGATGGCCTCCTCGGCGTGCTCCTCGGAGGGTTTTTGCAAGAGGGCGCGGGCGACCTTGAGCGAGACCTCGACCCAGCGCGGCGGGTGCCCCGACTTGCCGAGGTAGGCGCGGTAGTGCGGCAGCGCCGCGTCGAGGTCGCCCTTGCCGAGCAGGGCGTCGGCGCGAAGGAGGCCGACCTCGGAGGCGACGGGCAGATCGGCGGGGACCTTGTCGAGGTGACGGAGGGCCTCGGCGTGCTCGCCCGCGCGTTCGGCGTGGTCCGCGGCCTGGTAACGGGCGTACCCTTCGAGGGGGCCTCCGATCGCGGCAGCCTCCCCGTAGGCGCGCGCGGCGCCGAGCGGATCCCCCGCGAGGGCGCGGAGCCGTCCGAGCTGGTAGCGGAAGGCGTGCTCGTCGTCCTTCGACGGGCGTGGCTCGGCAGCGAGGACGGCGTCGAGCTCCTTCACGGCCTCGACGTAGGCCTCGCGGGTCACGGCGGCTTTGACGGCGGCGAGGCGCGTGTCGTCGAGGAGGGGGACGGCGGCGTCCGGGTCGAAGGCGAAGCTCTCCTCGGGCGTGGACGCGGCGGCGGAGGCAGCGGCGGCGACGGGCGCGGCAGCGGCCGCGGAGGTGGGGGCGGCGGCCGCCGAGGCGGGCGCGGGGGTGGTGGGACCGGCGCCGAGGCGCGGGGCGGTCGTGACGGCGGCGCAGCCGAGGGCGACCAGGGCGGTGAGGCCGAGGCCCCAGGCCGCGCCTCGCCGGGAAAGGAACGAGCGGAGAGCCACGGCGGGAGTTTAGCCCGAAAAGCACGGATCGGCCGGAGAAAGCTGTTCGACCAAGCGCACTCGTCGACGCCTGCACGGTGCCAGGGTATAGGGGGACCCGATGCGCGGAGCGGGACGATGATGGCGGTATTCCAGGACTGGATCGCGATTCTGCTGCGCTGGCTCCACCTGATGGCGGGCATCGCGTGGGTGGGCACGTCGTTTTATTTCAATTGGTTCGACCTGTCCGTACGCCCGCCGAAGGGCAAGGTGCTGAAGGAGAACATCCGGGGCACGCTCGACGAGATCCACGGCGGCAGCTTCTACTATCACGAGCAATACTGGCCGAACGCCCACCCCGAGCGCCTGCTCGTGCATGCCTGGCCCGCGAAGACCACGCTCGTCACGGGGGCGCTCTTGCTCGCGGGGATCTACTGGTATGGCGCGCGGACGTACCTCATCGATCCGAGCGTGGCCGACATCGGGCCGACGGCGGCGGTGGGCATCAGCATCGCGTCGATCCTCGCGTGCTGGTTTTTCTACAACGAGCTTTGTTTCTTCGTTGAAAACAATCGCGTGGTGATGGCGGTGATGGCCGTGTTCGTCGCGGTGGCGGCGTACGGGTATCAACACCTCTTCAGCGGGCGCGCCGCGTACATCCACGTGGGCGCGATGCTCGGGACGTGCATGGGGCTCAACGTGTGGACGTCGATCGTGCCCCACCACATCGCGATGCGAAAACAGCTCAATGCCGGCGAGAAGCTGGATCTGCGGCATGGCGAGGAAGCGAAGCGGCGGTCGCAGCACAACAATTATTTCACGTTGCCGGTCACGTTCGCGATGATCAGCAACCATTTCGCGCTGGCGTACAACCACCACCGCGCCTGGCTGATCCTGTGGCTGCTCATGGCGGGCGGCGTATCGATCCGCCATTACCTGAACATCAGCTTCAAGTACGATCGGAAAGAGAGGTCGCTGCTCGTCGCCGTGGCGGCGGCCTTCGGGGGCGCGATGGGGCTGAGCTTCATGCGCCCGGCGCCGCCGCCGGTGGTAGGCCCGGTGGATACGGCGACGGCGATGGCGATCGTGCAAAAGCGCTGTGTGCCGTGTCATTCGCAGAAGCCGACGCACCCGACGTTCGTCGCGCCGCCGTCGGGGTTCATGCTGGACACCCCGGAGCAGGTGCTCGCGAAGGCGGAGAAGGTGGTGCAGCGGACGAGCGTGACCCGGGATATGCCGCTCGGGAACGTGACGGCGATGACGGATGAGGAGAGGGCGCAGCTCAAGGTGTGGATCGAGGGACAGGGGAAGTAGGGGCGGGGGCGTTTCGGCGGAGGGGCGGGGGCGCCGGTTTCGGGGGGCGCGAGGGAATCGCTCGTCCTGCTTGCGACACGCCCTCCGCCACCGTCGGCGGCTCTTGGCTGTGATGCCGAGCAGCCATTTCACCCGCGTGCCGCTTTCGTGGCGGTCACACGCGAGGCTCTCGTGCCCCTCGGGGGCTGTCACGTGAGCATAACGGCGGGCGGAGCGCGGCTGTTACGCGGCCGTGTCAGTGTCACGCGCCTATGACACCGACCGTCGTCCGAGCCTCTTGAACGGGGAGTCCCCGCGCGCGCGTCCTGTGGCCTGAAGCTTGCCCTTGGGCTGGCCGACGTGGGTATCACCCGCGTACCCGAAGAAACAAGGAACTTCATGAAGATACACAGGATGCTTGCATCATTGCTGGTCCTGGCACTGCCCTATGGGTCGGCTCTCGCCAGCCCCGATGGCCAGCTCAGCGACACGGCGCCGGCCGGCAATACGGGAGGCGGTTTGGCCGTGACCTCGATCGGCGCGGCGGTCACCTCCATCCCCATCCAGGTCCCACCCGGCGTCGGCGGCCTCATGCCTTCGCTGAGCGTCAATTACAACAGCAGCAGCGGCAGCGGAGACATGGGCGTGGGCTTCTCGATGGCCGCGACCTCGGCCATCAAGCGTTGTGGCCACACGCTCAGCGAGGACTTCGACGTCTATCCCATCACGTACCGCGACGACGGAGCAGGGAATTCCACCTACGCGGCGGACTGGCTCTGCATCGACGGCGTGCGCCTCGTCGGATTGGAAAACGGCCTGAAGATCGGCCGCGTTTACCGCCTCTTTCAGGACGACCACCGCCGCGTCGTCGCGGTGACCTCGCCGGACGGGCTGCCCGGCTTCGAGGTGCAGTTGCCCGACGGCTCGAAGCAATTCTACGGCACCGATGATCAGAGCCGCGTCTACAAGTTCGAGGTGGACCCCGCCGGGGGTGTCGTGAAGCTGCCCTACGCGTGGAAGTTGACCCGGGTAGAGGACGCACACGGCAATACGATGACGTACCACTACACGTACCAAGACAATTTCAACGACGCGCTGGGCACCGCCTCGCGGCTCGAGCATCGGCTGGAGCAGATTCGCTACGCGAACAACACGCGTCGGGTCGAGCTCCAGTACGACCGTCTGGCGCGCGACGAGATGATGGACGGTTTCTTCAGCAGCACGCGATATCGGCAGCCTCGAAGGCTGACGGGTATCCTGACGTTCGCCCCGTCGGCCATCGCCGCCGAGGGCGAGCGCATGGTGCGGCAGTATAAATTTCAGTACACGAACCTCGTGTCCACGACGAAGAGGTTCTTGCTGGAGAGCGTAAAGGAGTGCGTGTACGAGAACGACGGGGAGGTCTGCAAGCCCGAGACGAGCTTCACGTGGCAGAGCGGCGCGATCAACGGAGGGATCGCCCTCGAGGACGCGCAGAGCGACTTCGCCTTCGACAACGTTCTCTTCCCCGTGCATGGGAGCCCCGAGCAGGACCACGCTGCGATCTTTCAAATGACGCAGCTCGACGGCAATCACGATGGGACGACCGACCTACTCGTCGCTCCCGCAGCGGATGGAAGCAATCAGCCCCAGACATGGAGCTTCTGGGCCGTGCGCTCGACGCCGCAAGAGTCGGAGGTCATCGACACGAACATCCTCGTGCGCACGCCTCCGCCCATTCCCCAGGCGCCGGTCGAGCTCTGCGACATCGACAACCAGTGCCGCGATTACCTGCTTCCCGGTGACGCGATCGGGATCTCGAACATCGATTACAACGGCGATTCCCGCACCGACGTGATGGGCGTCGAAGGCTACACCTCGACGAATCCGATGTATCGGGGCTTCGGCGATGGCCTGCAGATCCTGGTGCAGGAGTCCACCTGCGACGATACCATTCACGACAACGACACCGAAATCTTCGCAGAGGTCCGGGAGACGGGGTTGATGTACCCCTCGCCGACCAAGGTTCCGCCCGTCGGAAACCGGATCTTGCTGGCGGTGCCCGGAGACTTCAACGGCGACGGGCTGACGGACTTGATGGCCTGCATCGAGAACGAGAACCTGGACGCGTACTTCGGCCCCGAGGCGTACAAGACGTTGCCTGGAGTCCTGGAAGGATCGAGCCTGTATCGCGGCTACTGGCACTATTTCGAGAACGAGAGCAACGGCAACTCCAGCCGCATTTACTACGACATCGACGGCGTGCTGCAAAACTACCCCTGCTCGGTCCTCGACAAGGTCCACGTCATGGACTTCGACGGGGATGGCTCGGACAACCTGATGTACATCGAAGGGTACAGCTCGGATGGCCAGGTCGAGAACGATCCGGACGGCCAGTGGCCGCCCGTGATCTCCGGGGGCCACTGGCTCAGCCCCGTGGAGCTACAGGACGAGACCTACCGCGCGATCCTGTATCGCAAGAACCCGGGCAACAATGGCAACAACTTCCACGACGTCGACACGGGTCTGCCGTTCGATTTCTACCAGCGGCTCCACGCTGCCGAGGGCGCGAACTGGGCCTGTCTGCAGGAGTATGGTGCCCTGTGCCGCGGCAACGGCCTCGGCGCGGACAAGGTGGGCGACGTCAACGGCGACGGGCTGCCGGACGTGGTGCGCTTCGAATCCGACGCCACGCTCGAAGAAAACAACCTGAGCCCGTTCGTGAACCAGCAGGACGGCGAGATGCTCGACGACTGGGGCGCGCAGTGGGAGGGCCGCATCGAGGTGTGGCTCAACATCGGTGGTCACTTCGTCCGGAGCCACGACTGGGACCACACGTATGGCGCCGCGTCCTTTCACGCGCAGTTCCTGAGCGCGCACCTCGTCGATTGGGACCGTGACGGGCGCGCCGAGCTGCTGATGCGCAACGACGCCCCCCAGGACCCGGACGCGCGTCCTCAGGTGTTCGAGTATCCGCTGAATGCGTTTGCCGCCCTGCAGTGGACCCAGACGACCTTGCCGGCCCTGCCGTGGAAGCTCGACGAGCGAATGCTGTCGCTCGGCGATTACAACGCCGATGGCTTGCTGGACGTGATGGCTCGCACCACGAATCCGGACGGCGATAGCGACCCGCACAACGACCCGTGGCTGCTCGACTTCCACATCCGGCAGGGCAATGTGCCCGACCTCCTGTATCGCGTCGCGAACGGCCACGGGGCGGCATGGTCCGTGCAGTACAAGCCCATGACCGACGTGAGCGTCTATCGCGAGTCCGAATGCTCGTGGCAGTGGCATTCTTACACGAACGACTCGGATTCACGGCCCTTCGACGCACGGCCGCTGGTGTCGAGCCTGTTCAGCCCCTTGGGAATTGCGCCGACCGTCGGGTCGCAGCGCACCAACTACTTCTACGAGGACGCGCAGCGCTACCGCGCGGGCAACCAGTTCCTCGGCTTCACCCGCCGGATGCTGAACGACGCCGGAGCGACCGGGCCGGATGCCCCAACGCAGGACTATGCCAGCGTGCGCTCGGAGCTTTACCGGCACTACCCGGAGCAACCCAACAACTTCGCCAGTGGTTCCGTCATCATTCCCAACGCGGGAAGGCTCACCGCGGCGGTCACGATGATCCGGAACACCGATCCGGAGCATCCGGAGGGAGCTCGGGCCGTCCTGGAAAACTACGCATACGATGCCCTGCTGGGAGGTGACTTCCAGGGCGATCCGGACTGGCAAGGCCCTCTTCCGGAGACGTACTACTTCCAGCCCGTGAAAATGAACTCGCGCGTGCGCACGTTCGATGACGTCGAGGCCTGGTGGGACTGCTGCTCGTCGCAGCCGTGGTACACCCTGACGCCGGAGGCCGTGGAGAATATGGTGGCGCTGGGCGACATGGTCCCGCTGACCGACCAATGGCAAGGCATTGGCTCGACGACGTATGATGTCGATTACCCGGATTCCTGCATGAGCACCATGGACATGTGGGCGACGGGCGCGCTCGATGCGCAGGGCTTTCCGACGACGTATTGCAGCGAGGACCTGATCTCCGGCGCGCGCTACGAGACCGAACTGGAATACGAGCACCGGCTCACGAGCTGGCAGCTCGGGCTGCTCCGCAAGCGCGAGGTGACGCACAAGCTCGTGCCCGCGGATCCCCAGCCGAAGATCCGCACGGTCGCGATGACGTACAACGCGTTCGGCGATACCGATCTGGTCACGGTGGAGCCGGATCTCCCGGAGCATCGCTCCTTCACGGCGTACGGCTACGACAGCTACGGCAACGTGAACTCGGTTCACGTCTGGGATGCGGAAGGCAATGATCGGACGACCGTCCTCACGTATGGCGCGAATGGCGTCTTCCCGATCACGCGCACGAACGCACTGGGTCACATCTCCTCGATGACCTGGGAGCCGGGCCTCGGGACGCGCCTCTCCTCGACCGATCCGAGCGGCGTGAAGACGATCCAAAACTACGACCGATTCGGCCGCCCGACCTTCGCGCAGGTCTGGGCCCAGAACACGCCGATGAGCCCCGGCACGACGATCACCTACGAGCCCCTGGCATTCCTGCCTCCGCGCATGATTGTGGACACGCCCGGACACGGCCACTCGAAGACGACCTTCGACGAGCTCGGCCGCCCCGCGCAGACCGTGTCGAAGGGCTTCAAGGACGAATACGAGGTGTTCCGCTATGCCCAATACGATCACCGGGGACGCCTGGTGAGGACGTCGGTGCCGGTCAAGACGGGCCAGCCGGTGGTGTGGACGAGGATGTACTACGACGTGCAGGGCCGCTTGATCGAGCGCATCGATCCGAGCGGCATCGATGGGCTCACCTCGACGCGCTGGATCTATGACGGCCTCAAGACGACGCAGATCGATCCGGACGAGAACCAGACCTGGATCCTGACGGACACGCGAGGCAACCTCGTGCGCTCGGCGGACGGCCACAAGGTCGAGGACGCGAACGTTCCCGGCAGCTACACCGAGATGTGCTACGAGTATGGCCATTTCGAGGGCATGAACCAGGTCGCCCCGTGCCAGCCGACCGCGCTGCGCTCGCCGGTGCTCATCGGGCTCGACCTCTACAACCAGCGCCTGACCCTGGACGACGCGCAGACCGGCCTGCAGACCTTCGACTACGATCCTTTGGGTCAGATGAGGCGCTCGCTCAATGCCGAGGGCGAGGAGCTCCTTCATCACTACGACGCGCTGGGCCGGCTCGACGAGATCCTGGACTCGGAAGGCGGGACCACCCTCTGGAGTTATGACGTGACGCGGCCCGGGGCCCTGCACGAGTCGGTCTCGCGCGACGGGAATTCCAGGCTCTACCTGTACGACGCCTTCGGCAGACTGAACACGACGGAGTGGAC
Protein-coding sequences here:
- a CDS encoding transglycosylase SLT domain-containing protein → MALRSFLSRRGAAWGLGLTALVALGCAAVTTAPRLGAGPTTPAPASAAAAPTSAAAAAPVAAAASAAASTPEESFAFDPDAAVPLLDDTRLAAVKAAVTREAYVEAVKELDAVLAAEPRPSKDDEHAFRYQLGRLRALAGDPLGAARAYGEAAAIGGPLEGYARYQAADHAERAGEHAEALRHLDKVPADLPVASEVGLLRADALLGKGDLDAALPHYRAYLGKSGHPPRWVEVSLKVARALLQKPSEEHAEEAIGFARRVLYEAPSGAGNGEAKAIETDALGSLPFPRRKAFETPSQDDLLSQAKRQLDAGQSREALRTTDGLITDARAQAPGDLGCGAWMVRAEALARLKKKPEAEGGFGTAIERCAGTPRRVEALWHGGKASARNGQHGEAIRRYGLLEQEFATHRLADDARLKSALAARELGDEVRFTQMLTKMPDDYPQGDMTTDGLFELALARMTKRDWAGAVAPLERALTRAPRERVYYAAGRLPYYLGRARLETGALDQGKELLASVIRDYPLSFYMSLAYARLADKDRAAADRALDEALAREGATAPEPPPKSAAFGKTEFLRALALARQGESRLARIELDRLGVGARTAPPEVLWASALLFSRAGSPKEAHQILRTATNTIPAGRAELTDWTDHYPAGNWRSAWEIAFPRPYAPVVAAEATRSGIPESLAYAIMREESAFDPRVVSSAAAVGLMQLIVPTAQRMAKPLKLKGDAESLKRPEINIALGCRYLSVLRAKFQDNPLLAIPGYNAGGGKPKDWVDERPNEDFDLWVEQIPYEETRLYTKRVMTSMAAYDFLYGKGKSGETLAAPLWASPAARGRMAATP
- a CDS encoding RHS repeat-associated core domain-containing protein; translated protein: MLASLLVLALPYGSALASPDGQLSDTAPAGNTGGGLAVTSIGAAVTSIPIQVPPGVGGLMPSLSVNYNSSSGSGDMGVGFSMAATSAIKRCGHTLSEDFDVYPITYRDDGAGNSTYAADWLCIDGVRLVGLENGLKIGRVYRLFQDDHRRVVAVTSPDGLPGFEVQLPDGSKQFYGTDDQSRVYKFEVDPAGGVVKLPYAWKLTRVEDAHGNTMTYHYTYQDNFNDALGTASRLEHRLEQIRYANNTRRVELQYDRLARDEMMDGFFSSTRYRQPRRLTGILTFAPSAIAAEGERMVRQYKFQYTNLVSTTKRFLLESVKECVYENDGEVCKPETSFTWQSGAINGGIALEDAQSDFAFDNVLFPVHGSPEQDHAAIFQMTQLDGNHDGTTDLLVAPAADGSNQPQTWSFWAVRSTPQESEVIDTNILVRTPPPIPQAPVELCDIDNQCRDYLLPGDAIGISNIDYNGDSRTDVMGVEGYTSTNPMYRGFGDGLQILVQESTCDDTIHDNDTEIFAEVRETGLMYPSPTKVPPVGNRILLAVPGDFNGDGLTDLMACIENENLDAYFGPEAYKTLPGVLEGSSLYRGYWHYFENESNGNSSRIYYDIDGVLQNYPCSVLDKVHVMDFDGDGSDNLMYIEGYSSDGQVENDPDGQWPPVISGGHWLSPVELQDETYRAILYRKNPGNNGNNFHDVDTGLPFDFYQRLHAAEGANWACLQEYGALCRGNGLGADKVGDVNGDGLPDVVRFESDATLEENNLSPFVNQQDGEMLDDWGAQWEGRIEVWLNIGGHFVRSHDWDHTYGAASFHAQFLSAHLVDWDRDGRAELLMRNDAPQDPDARPQVFEYPLNAFAALQWTQTTLPALPWKLDERMLSLGDYNADGLLDVMARTTNPDGDSDPHNDPWLLDFHIRQGNVPDLLYRVANGHGAAWSVQYKPMTDVSVYRESECSWQWHSYTNDSDSRPFDARPLVSSLFSPLGIAPTVGSQRTNYFYEDAQRYRAGNQFLGFTRRMLNDAGATGPDAPTQDYASVRSELYRHYPEQPNNFASGSVIIPNAGRLTAAVTMIRNTDPEHPEGARAVLENYAYDALLGGDFQGDPDWQGPLPETYYFQPVKMNSRVRTFDDVEAWWDCCSSQPWYTLTPEAVENMVALGDMVPLTDQWQGIGSTTYDVDYPDSCMSTMDMWATGALDAQGFPTTYCSEDLISGARYETELEYEHRLTSWQLGLLRKREVTHKLVPADPQPKIRTVAMTYNAFGDTDLVTVEPDLPEHRSFTAYGYDSYGNVNSVHVWDAEGNDRTTVLTYGANGVFPITRTNALGHISSMTWEPGLGTRLSSTDPSGVKTIQNYDRFGRPTFAQVWAQNTPMSPGTTITYEPLAFLPPRMIVDTPGHGHSKTTFDELGRPAQTVSKGFKDEYEVFRYAQYDHRGRLVRTSVPVKTGQPVVWTRMYYDVQGRLIERIDPSGIDGLTSTRWIYDGLKTTQIDPDENQTWILTDTRGNLVRSADGHKVEDANVPGSYTEMCYEYGHFEGMNQVAPCQPTALRSPVLIGLDLYNQRLTLDDAQTGLQTFDYDPLGQMRRSLNAEGEELLHHYDALGRLDEILDSEGGTTLWSYDVTRPGALHESVSRDGNSRLYLYDAFGRLNTTEWTINGDSFTVEMDYDSFGRPLNVRYPDPFAGTSFAVQRTYDAYGHLLEVTGNEGSTFWEQLAADPFGGTHEERLGNGTLTTRQFDASTGRLETIRSVVEQQNTSVTVQDLEVQWTKGMDLHKRIDHVREQSETFSYDPKHQLVGALAEKGADTRTESYAYDPFGNLLDRTGVGTYTYQNERLASAGDEQFWYNQNGALIARSVNSVNTALTWDPFGRVKSIMSLPDYELELDYDADGNRVRRFDDQSQTETVLVGELYRRERKLNEPFAMAKHTYVVKVGGRTVAELTRLYGTTGNVTQADVHYVLADALGSTDLVMAANGNVVEERSYSPWGEARDPDDWTDSTLFSTDSLVKPGFTGHEGRLDGGFTFMRGRMYAPSVGRFISPDPIVQAPFMLADLNRYSYAWNRPLSVVDPSGLDEEGKKDEDCIPVKGGKVDVEVKTEEFGTTFPGGSGGDGGGSGSYYFGNSPPSTVYRSKGENWDTPPQVDPVPVSSAEAATLPVSYDGLRNDISSALGYTAMGYTVLSESAAYVGYLITSKAQLAPEEFLPTLFGKGFGLFGDMLTLASIVAKPSQDRTSLDLAIGTAAVADLDAMGFGLIAYVVESKSLALGATVAGYAATYAGFLMTWFQIGAGSRPDLTEKEIGMCIPVGGNVYNVVTANPERFNPSSDPYERAWNEFSENLFDFAYPQPLTRIEHDPAE
- a CDS encoding urate hydroxylase PuuD, coding for MMAVFQDWIAILLRWLHLMAGIAWVGTSFYFNWFDLSVRPPKGKVLKENIRGTLDEIHGGSFYYHEQYWPNAHPERLLVHAWPAKTTLVTGALLLAGIYWYGARTYLIDPSVADIGPTAAVGISIASILACWFFYNELCFFVENNRVVMAVMAVFVAVAAYGYQHLFSGRAAYIHVGAMLGTCMGLNVWTSIVPHHIAMRKQLNAGEKLDLRHGEEAKRRSQHNNYFTLPVTFAMISNHFALAYNHHRAWLILWLLMAGGVSIRHYLNISFKYDRKERSLLVAVAAAFGGAMGLSFMRPAPPPVVGPVDTATAMAIVQKRCVPCHSQKPTHPTFVAPPSGFMLDTPEQVLAKAEKVVQRTSVTRDMPLGNVTAMTDEERAQLKVWIEGQGK